One window from the genome of Methyloradius palustris encodes:
- a CDS encoding urease subunit beta — MIPGEMKIESGEITLNVDRPTVTIDVSNTGDRPIQIGSHYHFFETNEALSFNRQAAYGFRLDIAAGTAVRFEPGQTRTVQLVALAGDRKVYGFAGKVMGALK; from the coding sequence ATGATTCCAGGTGAAATGAAAATTGAGTCGGGTGAAATCACGCTGAATGTAGATCGGCCGACAGTCACCATTGATGTCTCAAATACAGGTGATCGCCCAATCCAAATTGGCTCGCACTATCACTTTTTTGAGACCAACGAGGCGCTGTCGTTCAACAGGCAAGCAGCTTATGGATTTCGGCTAGATATTGCTGCAGGTACGGCTGTGCGCTTTGAACCAGGCCAAACCCGCACGGTGCAATTAGTTGCATTAGCAGGTGATCGCAAAGTGTATGGGTTTGCAGGCAAGGTGATGGGGGCGCTTAAATGA
- the ureA gene encoding urease subunit gamma, protein MELTPREKDKLLIFTAGLLAERRKARGLKLNYPEAIAYISAAIMEGARDGQTVAYLMGYGATLLTRDDVMEGIPEMIPDIQIEATFPDGTKLVTVHQPIP, encoded by the coding sequence ATGGAACTTACCCCACGCGAAAAAGATAAATTGCTGATTTTTACCGCTGGTCTACTGGCCGAGCGGCGCAAGGCACGCGGCCTTAAGCTGAATTATCCCGAGGCGATTGCCTATATTTCTGCCGCCATCATGGAAGGCGCTCGCGATGGCCAGACTGTGGCATATCTTATGGGATATGGCGCTACTTTACTCACACGTGATGACGTGATGGAAGGTATTCCCGAGATGATTCCCGATATCCAGATTGAAGCGACTTTCCCAGATGGAACGAAACTTGTTACTGTCCACCAACCCATTCCATGA
- a CDS encoding urease accessory protein UreD, producing MDDAYLQQSELSARQAAVASLNWRAKLSLDFVEKNGRTVLARKQHEGPLVIQKVLYPEGEVVSHAIIVHPPGGVAGGDALTLNVQQSNHSHVLLTTPGAGKWYKSNGRQASQQLNFDLQDSAILEWLPQENILFEGSDTALSAEINLGGQAVFAGWDILCFGRQASNEEWLQGKLNQRLAIRRNNQLIWNERTNLSPQSRAFASMAGLRGQVVSASFVVAAGAVPAEIIAACREVSAGQSSKIGLTALPQIFSARYIGHSAQSARQYFEALWHILRPWYATRQSSRPRIWST from the coding sequence ATGGATGATGCCTATTTACAGCAGTCAGAATTGTCGGCAAGACAAGCAGCAGTTGCTAGCCTCAACTGGCGCGCAAAACTAAGCCTGGATTTCGTAGAGAAAAATGGACGCACGGTATTAGCCCGTAAGCAGCATGAAGGCCCTTTGGTCATCCAGAAAGTGTTGTATCCAGAAGGTGAGGTCGTCAGCCATGCGATTATCGTGCACCCGCCGGGCGGTGTTGCTGGCGGTGATGCCTTAACGCTCAATGTGCAGCAAAGTAATCACTCACATGTGCTGCTCACCACGCCAGGTGCAGGAAAGTGGTACAAGTCCAACGGTCGGCAGGCCAGCCAGCAACTGAATTTTGATTTACAAGATAGTGCGATACTGGAGTGGCTACCGCAAGAGAATATATTGTTTGAGGGTTCGGACACTGCCTTATCAGCAGAGATTAATCTCGGTGGACAGGCTGTGTTTGCTGGGTGGGATATTCTCTGTTTTGGCCGTCAAGCCAGCAATGAAGAATGGCTGCAAGGTAAGCTCAATCAACGTTTGGCCATCAGGCGCAACAATCAATTGATCTGGAACGAGCGCACAAATCTATCACCACAAAGTCGAGCGTTTGCTTCAATGGCTGGTTTGCGCGGGCAGGTAGTGAGTGCCAGTTTCGTCGTTGCGGCAGGTGCTGTGCCAGCAGAGATCATTGCAGCTTGTAGAGAAGTTTCGGCAGGTCAGTCCTCAAAAATTGGCCTGACAGCATTACCGCAGATTTTTTCTGCACGTTATATTGGCCATTCAGCGCAATCCGCGCGACAGTATTTTGAAGCGTTGTGGCACATACTACGGCCTTGGTATGCCACAAGACAAAGTTCCAGACCACGCATCTGGAGCACTTGA
- the urtE gene encoding urea ABC transporter ATP-binding subunit UrtE, translated as MLEVKAINQFYGGSQILRDVSLAAPMSACTVLLGRNGVGKTTLLKCLMGVLPVKTGHIFLDGKDITNLKPYERAALGMAYVPQGREIFSRLTVEENLHMGLAVVKGKAASQIPEDIYDMFPVLKQMLYRRGGDLSGGQQQQLAIARALISRPKLLILDEPTEGIQPSIIKDIERVIKMLSERGDMAILLVEQYYDFAEALADHYLVMSRGQVVKNGLGEDMEKDNIRNFVAL; from the coding sequence ATGTTAGAAGTAAAAGCCATCAACCAATTCTACGGCGGCAGCCAGATTCTTCGTGATGTTTCACTTGCTGCGCCTATGAGTGCCTGTACCGTATTGCTAGGCCGTAACGGTGTAGGAAAAACCACCTTACTCAAATGCCTGATGGGCGTGTTGCCTGTTAAAACGGGCCACATTTTTCTGGATGGTAAAGACATTACCAACCTCAAACCATACGAACGTGCCGCTTTAGGCATGGCCTATGTGCCACAAGGCCGTGAGATATTCAGCCGCCTTACGGTAGAAGAAAATTTGCACATGGGTTTGGCTGTAGTGAAAGGCAAAGCGGCATCGCAGATACCTGAAGACATTTATGACATGTTCCCCGTGCTGAAGCAGATGCTGTATAGACGTGGCGGCGATCTTTCTGGCGGGCAACAACAACAATTGGCGATTGCCCGCGCGCTGATTTCTCGGCCTAAATTATTGATACTCGATGAGCCGACTGAAGGCATTCAGCCTTCTATTATCAAAGACATCGAACGCGTGATCAAAATGCTTTCTGAGCGTGGTGATATGGCGATTCTGCTGGTAGAACAATATTACGATTTCGCCGAGGCGCTGGCTGATCATTATCTGGTGATGTCACGCGGCCAAGTGGTGAAAAACGGTCTGGGCGAAGATATGGAAAAAGACAATATCCGTAACTTTGTTGCGCTATAG
- the urtD gene encoding urea ABC transporter ATP-binding protein UrtD encodes MVENSISQPATDVRGSGSLYQPGVLDTTHGVVLYLEDITVSFDGFRALNKLSLSIDVGELRCIIGPNGAGKTTMMDVITGKTRPDTGTVFFGQTMDCSKMTEPQIAQAGIGRKFQKPTVFENHTVFENLELAMKTDKGIWNSLFGKLSGEQLDRIAEILTTINLQDSHKMRSGLLSHGQKQWLEIGMLLAQEPKLLLLDEPVAGMTDHETERTAELLNSLAGKHSIMVVEHDMDFVNSIARKVTVLHQGSVLAEGSMEQVQSNEQVIEVYLGR; translated from the coding sequence ATGGTTGAAAATAGTATTTCGCAACCTGCCACTGACGTTCGTGGGAGTGGCAGTCTCTACCAGCCTGGTGTGCTAGATACCACGCATGGTGTGGTGCTTTATCTGGAAGACATCACCGTTAGTTTTGATGGATTCAGGGCACTTAACAAATTATCGCTATCAATTGATGTAGGCGAACTACGCTGCATTATCGGCCCTAATGGCGCCGGTAAGACCACCATGATGGACGTCATCACTGGCAAAACGCGGCCAGATACAGGCACGGTGTTTTTTGGGCAAACCATGGATTGCTCCAAGATGACCGAGCCGCAAATTGCGCAGGCTGGCATCGGACGTAAATTTCAGAAGCCAACGGTGTTTGAAAACCATACGGTATTTGAAAATCTCGAATTGGCGATGAAGACTGATAAAGGTATCTGGAACTCATTATTCGGCAAGCTTTCTGGCGAGCAGCTGGACCGTATTGCCGAAATTCTCACTACCATCAACCTGCAAGATTCCCACAAAATGCGCTCAGGCTTGTTATCGCACGGGCAAAAACAGTGGCTTGAAATCGGCATGTTGCTGGCGCAAGAACCTAAACTTTTGCTGCTGGATGAGCCTGTGGCCGGTATGACCGATCATGAAACCGAACGTACTGCCGAGTTGTTAAATAGCCTGGCAGGCAAGCATTCAATTATGGTGGTTGAACACGACATGGATTTCGTAAATAGCATCGCACGCAAAGTGACCGTGCTGCATCAAGGCAGCGTGCTTGCTGAGGGTTCGATGGAGCAAGTGCAGTCTAACGAACAAGTCATAGAAGTTTATTTGGGGCGCTAA
- the urtC gene encoding urea ABC transporter permease subunit UrtC: MHEKFPQPTLVHRLYSSKAWLALAIALAVVCVVFPVFNLLVPETSVFYISDYTVALCGKILCYAFVALAMDLVWGYTGILSLGHGLFFALGGYAFGMYLMRQIGTDGSYHSNLPDFMVFLDWKTYPWYWAMTDHFWFALLLVVLVPGVLAFIFGYFAFRSRIKGVYFSIITQAMTYAFMLLFFRNETGFGGNNGFTDFKRLLDIPITTGQMRMALFVITGILLVAFLIISRAIVTSKFGRVLTAIRDAESRVMFSGYNPLHYKLAIWTFSAVICGIAGALYVPQVGIINPSEMSPANSIEIAIWAAVGGRGTLIGPLLGAGIVNGAKSYFTQAFPEYWLYFLGLLFVLATLYLPQGVLGLFGKVKSKLKAKKTENELPSNAVDGEAGQA, from the coding sequence ATGCATGAGAAATTTCCGCAACCAACGCTGGTACATCGGCTTTACAGCAGTAAAGCCTGGTTGGCGCTGGCGATAGCACTGGCTGTTGTCTGTGTGGTGTTCCCCGTTTTTAATTTGCTGGTGCCAGAAACCAGTGTTTTTTATATCTCCGATTACACCGTAGCGCTCTGCGGCAAGATACTTTGTTACGCCTTTGTCGCCTTGGCGATGGACTTGGTTTGGGGCTACACAGGCATATTAAGTTTAGGTCACGGCCTGTTTTTTGCGCTGGGTGGCTATGCATTCGGTATGTACTTGATGCGCCAGATTGGCACCGATGGTAGCTACCATAGCAATCTGCCAGACTTTATGGTGTTCTTGGATTGGAAGACTTACCCTTGGTATTGGGCGATGACGGATCACTTCTGGTTTGCCTTGCTGCTCGTGGTGTTGGTGCCGGGCGTGTTGGCTTTTATCTTCGGTTACTTTGCCTTTAGGTCACGCATCAAGGGTGTTTATTTTTCTATCATCACGCAAGCCATGACATACGCTTTCATGCTGCTGTTCTTCCGCAATGAAACAGGCTTTGGCGGTAATAATGGCTTTACCGATTTCAAGCGCCTGCTGGATATCCCAATTACTACTGGGCAAATGCGCATGGCCTTGTTTGTGATTACAGGCATATTGCTGGTTGCTTTCCTGATTATTTCGCGTGCAATCGTGACCAGTAAATTTGGCCGCGTGCTCACAGCTATACGCGATGCAGAATCCCGAGTGATGTTCTCTGGCTACAACCCGCTGCATTACAAGCTGGCGATCTGGACATTTTCTGCAGTCATTTGCGGTATTGCAGGGGCTTTATATGTGCCGCAGGTTGGCATCATCAACCCCAGCGAGATGTCACCAGCCAACTCCATTGAAATTGCTATCTGGGCAGCGGTCGGCGGTCGTGGCACGCTGATTGGGCCATTGTTGGGTGCGGGTATTGTGAATGGTGCCAAGAGCTACTTTACCCAGGCATTCCCTGAATATTGGCTGTACTTTTTAGGCTTGTTGTTTGTCTTGGCAACGCTCTACTTACCGCAAGGGGTATTAGGTTTATTTGGAAAAGTGAAGTCAAAACTAAAAGCCAAGAAGACAGAAAATGAGTTACCAAGCAACGCAGTTGACGGAGAAGCGGGGCAAGCATAA
- the urtB gene encoding urea ABC transporter permease subunit UrtB, protein MPSSQLFSIRFKHRFAAVSSAVIHRLMMGFSIVMLLASANASALTSDEIIGLAIGDNEPRIAVLNTVMAKGDMSAIPFLQQLQDDAVKTKGKSVYIVTDEATIDALTGKPVDLPEDADDVVNNNQMGSELDAAIATLNLLSTDPKVRLDAAKSLLGTEANDARLAIIKQVEAKETESKIHDALAEVRSSIELTSPDKATRLAAAEALSKATNANIKQMLSTRLAPDGETDPEVKTAIQDALKSIDSHLALFDRLGQLFTGISLGSILLLAALGLAVTYGLMGVINMAHGEMMMIGAYVTYAVQNIFIQHFPGGFQWYLLAAIPAAFIITALVGIVLEKTVIRFLYGRPLETLLATWGVSLILIQAVRTIFGAQNVSVENPAWMSGGIEFASNLVLPYNRILIIAFAIGVLLLVWLMISKTRLGLFIRAVTQNRGMASCIGVNTSKIDALAFGLGSGIAGLAGVALSQIGNVGPALGQSYIVDSFIVVVLGGVGQLAGAVYAAMGLGILSKVLEGFAGAVLAKIFILVMVVIFIQKRPQGLFAFKGRQID, encoded by the coding sequence ATGCCATCAAGTCAGTTATTTTCCATCCGATTCAAACACCGTTTTGCGGCAGTTTCATCAGCAGTTATTCATCGTTTAATGATGGGTTTTTCAATAGTGATGTTACTGGCTTCTGCAAACGCTTCAGCATTAACTAGCGATGAAATTATAGGCTTGGCGATAGGCGATAACGAGCCCCGAATTGCCGTATTAAACACTGTGATGGCCAAAGGTGACATGAGTGCCATTCCATTTTTACAGCAACTGCAAGATGATGCAGTCAAAACTAAAGGTAAGAGCGTCTATATCGTCACTGATGAAGCGACCATAGATGCACTGACTGGCAAGCCAGTTGATCTACCTGAAGATGCAGATGACGTAGTGAACAATAACCAGATGGGTTCAGAGTTGGATGCAGCAATCGCCACACTCAACCTTTTATCTACTGACCCCAAAGTACGTCTGGATGCCGCTAAATCCTTACTTGGAACAGAGGCAAATGACGCACGCTTGGCGATTATCAAACAAGTGGAAGCCAAAGAGACCGAATCTAAAATCCACGATGCACTGGCTGAAGTGCGCTCCAGTATTGAGCTGACCAGCCCAGATAAAGCCACTCGCTTAGCTGCTGCAGAAGCTTTGTCAAAAGCCACCAATGCCAATATCAAACAAATGTTATCTACCCGCTTGGCGCCCGATGGAGAAACGGATCCAGAAGTCAAAACAGCTATACAAGATGCGCTGAAATCTATCGATAGCCACCTTGCCCTGTTTGATAGATTAGGCCAGTTATTTACAGGCATTAGCTTGGGCAGTATTTTGCTGCTTGCCGCACTTGGCCTGGCCGTGACGTATGGCCTGATGGGTGTGATCAACATGGCGCACGGTGAAATGATGATGATAGGTGCCTACGTTACTTACGCTGTGCAAAACATATTTATTCAGCATTTTCCTGGCGGATTCCAGTGGTACCTGCTGGCAGCCATTCCAGCGGCCTTTATCATTACTGCGCTGGTTGGCATTGTGCTTGAAAAAACCGTCATTCGTTTTTTATATGGCCGCCCACTCGAAACATTATTGGCCACATGGGGTGTCAGTCTTATTCTTATCCAAGCCGTTCGTACCATCTTTGGCGCACAGAACGTAAGCGTGGAAAACCCAGCCTGGATGTCTGGGGGTATCGAATTCGCATCTAACTTAGTACTGCCTTACAACCGCATACTGATTATCGCATTTGCGATTGGTGTGCTGTTATTAGTCTGGCTCATGATCAGCAAAACCCGCCTTGGCTTGTTTATCCGCGCAGTAACCCAGAATCGCGGTATGGCGAGTTGCATAGGGGTGAACACCAGCAAGATCGATGCGCTAGCTTTTGGTTTGGGTTCTGGTATTGCGGGCCTGGCAGGCGTTGCTCTCTCGCAGATTGGTAACGTAGGCCCTGCATTAGGCCAAAGCTATATTGTGGATTCATTCATCGTGGTGGTATTGGGTGGTGTGGGCCAATTGGCGGGTGCTGTTTATGCAGCGATGGGCCTGGGCATTTTAAGCAAAGTGCTGGAAGGCTTTGCTGGTGCGGTGCTGGCCAAGATATTCATTTTGGTTATGGTGGTTATCTTTATCCAGAAACGTCCGCAAGGGTTGTTTGCATTCAAAGGTCGGCAAATTGATTAA